From a region of the Streptococcus ruminantium genome:
- a CDS encoding helix-hairpin-helix domain-containing protein has product MAKKKVNRKKRLKKQLADLKRVGRTGLEAARGVVETVAHKAEAVVEQAVEQVKEVIAEVSSSPHSLGEFLALPELEGVAATRLETFYEAGIQSVADFSDHTEKELLALKGIGPATIKQLKELGIKLKK; this is encoded by the coding sequence TTGGCAAAGAAAAAAGTAAATCGTAAGAAGCGATTGAAAAAGCAGTTGGCAGATCTGAAGCGTGTAGGTCGTACAGGTCTGGAAGCTGCGCGTGGAGTTGTAGAAACTGTGGCTCACAAGGCTGAAGCTGTTGTGGAACAAGCTGTTGAACAAGTGAAAGAAGTGATAGCAGAGGTAAGCTCCTCTCCTCATTCTTTGGGGGAATTCTTGGCTCTTCCTGAGTTAGAAGGGGTAGCAGCTACACGTTTGGAGACTTTCTATGAAGCTGGTATCCAATCAGTGGCAGATTTTTCTGACCATACAGAGAAAGAATTGCTAGCTCTTAAAGGGATTGGTCCTGCAACGATTAAGCAACTAAAAGAATTAGGAATTAAGTTGAAAAAATAA
- a CDS encoding VOC family protein: MLHHVEIYVSDLETSRAFYDFLLTKLGYSLYQEWDKGLSYKKAEQYLVFVQTPEDFLEAGYHRCRTGLNHLAFHAGTPDEIDQWRKEFLSRRVKLLYDDRYPHAGGPDHYALYLEDPDGIKIELVGEGV, from the coding sequence ATGTTACATCATGTTGAAATATATGTTTCAGACTTGGAAACCTCACGTGCATTTTACGATTTTCTCCTGACCAAGCTAGGCTACTCGCTCTATCAGGAGTGGGATAAAGGGCTGTCTTATAAAAAAGCAGAGCAATACCTGGTCTTTGTCCAAACACCAGAGGACTTCCTAGAGGCAGGTTATCACCGGTGCCGTACAGGTCTCAATCATCTAGCTTTTCATGCGGGAACACCGGATGAGATTGACCAATGGCGGAAGGAATTTTTGAGCAGACGAGTCAAACTGCTCTACGATGACCGCTATCCACATGCAGGAGGACCAGACCACTATGCCCTCTATCTGGAAGATCCTGATGGGATTAAGATTGAGTTGGTGGGGGAGGGAGTATGA
- a CDS encoding DEAD/DEAH box helicase family protein: protein MNLIIIGAQASGKMTVGQEVAKLTGMTLFHNHDSIDFSLRFIPEFSEDMFDLNTRITFAVYDVFARSGRPLIGTALINFKNLIDVQFLTTVQTIFHHHGQEILFVELETALEERLRRNRTENRLTHKPLKRHIEVSEAEILSTADTCRYISLGIPEGIQHYLKINNTHLSANDVAQLIIQKMEELEQEQTK from the coding sequence ATGAATCTAATTATTATTGGAGCACAAGCTTCTGGCAAGATGACCGTTGGGCAGGAAGTTGCGAAATTGACAGGGATGACCCTCTTTCATAATCACGATTCGATTGATTTTAGCCTACGTTTTATTCCTGAATTTTCTGAGGATATGTTTGACCTCAATACACGTATTACATTTGCTGTTTATGATGTGTTTGCTAGGTCAGGTCGCCCACTAATTGGAACTGCCTTGATTAATTTTAAAAATCTCATAGATGTTCAATTCCTTACAACTGTTCAGACGATTTTTCATCATCATGGTCAGGAAATTTTATTTGTTGAGTTGGAAACTGCTTTGGAAGAACGTCTGCGGCGTAATCGGACAGAAAATCGACTTACCCATAAACCTTTGAAACGACACATTGAAGTTTCAGAGGCTGAGATTCTCTCTACAGCTGATACATGTCGATATATCTCATTAGGCATTCCAGAGGGGATTCAGCATTATCTCAAAATTAATAATACTCATCTTTCTGCCAATGACGTAGCTCAACTGATTATCCAAAAAATGGAGGAGCTTGAGCAAGAACAAACGAAATAG
- a CDS encoding VOC family protein gives MLHHVEICVSDLETSRAFYDFLLTKLGYSLYQEWDKGLSYKKAEQYFVFVQTPEDFLEAGYHRCRTGLNHLAFHAGTPDEIDQWRKEFLSRRVKLLYDDCYPHAGGDGHYALYLEDPDRVKIELVGDKG, from the coding sequence ATGTTACATCATGTTGAAATATGTGTTTCAGACTTGGAAACCTCGCGTGCATTTTACGATTTTCTTCTGACTAAGCTGGGCTACTCGCTCTATCAGGAGTGGGATAAAGGGCTGTCTTATAAAAAAGCAGAGCAGTACTTTGTCTTTGTCCAAACGCCAGAGGACTTCCTAGAGGCAGGTTATCACCGGTGCCGTACAGGTCTCAATCATCTAGCCTTTCATGCGGGAACACCTGATGAGATTGACCAATGGCGGAAGGAATTTTTGAGCAGACGAGTCAAACTGCTTTATGATGACTGCTATCCTCATGCAGGAGGAGATGGGCATTATGCTCTTTATCTGGAAGATCCAGACAGAGTGAAGATAGAATTAGTGGGGGACAAGGGATGA
- a CDS encoding shikimate kinase, whose translation MNLIIIGAQASGKMTIGQEVEKLTELVLFHNHESIDFVTKFFPMSIEARELIDDIRLKFFETSAKTNVGMIFTIVIDFNNPVDIAFLEKIQNIFHNWKRDVLFIELETDLQERLRRNVTENRLQHKPWKRNLEWSEKDILDTVKFANFNPEKAPEQFRHYHKINNTCLAAKEVALLIVQKMKEIEQEEMK comes from the coding sequence ATGAATTTAATAATTATCGGGGCACAAGCTTCTGGTAAGATGACCATTGGGCAGGAAGTTGAAAAATTAACTGAATTGGTTTTGTTTCACAATCATGAATCAATTGATTTTGTGACTAAATTTTTTCCAATGTCAATTGAAGCAAGAGAGTTAATAGATGATATTCGATTGAAGTTTTTTGAGACTTCTGCAAAAACTAATGTAGGAATGATTTTTACAATTGTTATTGACTTCAATAATCCAGTTGATATTGCTTTCTTAGAGAAGATTCAAAATATTTTTCATAACTGGAAACGAGATGTTCTATTTATTGAACTTGAAACAGACCTGCAAGAACGATTAAGAAGAAATGTGACTGAGAATCGTCTGCAACATAAACCTTGGAAGAGGAACCTCGAATGGTCTGAAAAAGATATTCTTGATACCGTTAAATTTGCAAACTTTAATCCAGAGAAGGCTCCGGAACAGTTCAGACATTATCACAAAATCAACAATACTTGCCTTGCGGCCAAGGAAGTGGCCCTACTCATTGTTCAAAAAATGAAGGAAATTGAACAGGAGGAAATGAAATAG
- a CDS encoding valine--tRNA ligase, with protein MSKELSPKYNPAEVEAGRYQSWIDQDVFKPSGDKKAKPYSIVIPPPNVTGKLHLGHAWDTTLQDIIIRQKRMQGFDTIWLPGMDHAGIATQAKVEERLREQGITRYDLGREKFLEKVWEWKDEYATTIKEQWGKMGLSVDYSRERFTLDEGLSKAVRKVFVDLYKKGWIYRGEFIINWDPAARTALSDIEVIHKDVEGAFYHMNYMLEDGSRALQVATTRPETMFGDVAVAVNPEDPRYKDLIGKNVILPIVNKLIPIVADEHADPEFGTGVVKITPAHDPNDFLVGQRHNLPQVNVMNDDGTMNELAGEFAGMDRFEARKATVAKLQELGALVEIENRVHSVGHSERTGVVVEPRLSTQWFVKMDQLAKNAIANQDTEDKVEFYPPRFNDTFLKWMENVHDWVISRQLWWGHQIPAWYNEAGDMYVGEEAPAGDGWKQDEDVLDTWFSSALWPFSTMGWPDVDAEDFKRYFPTSTLVTGYDIIFFWVSRMIFQSLEFTGRQPFQNVLIHGLIRDEEGRKMSKSLGNGIDPMDVIEKYGADALRWFLSNGSAPGQDVRFSYEKMDASWNFINKIWNISRYILMNNEGLSLEQATANVALVANGGAGNVTDRWILHNLNETIAKVTENFDKFEFGVAGHILYNFIWEEFANWYVELTKEVLYSDNEDEKVITRSVLLYTLDKILRLLHPIMPFVTEEIFGQYAEGSIVIAVYPTVNPAFENEAAHKGVESLKDLIRSVRNSRAEVNVAPSKPITILVKTSDSDLENFFNNNVNYIKRFTNPEILEISSSLATPELAMSAVITGAEIFLPLADLLNVEEELARLNKELAKWQKELDMVGKKLSNERFVANAKPEVVQKEKAKQADYQSKYDATVGRIEEMKKLVK; from the coding sequence ATGTCAAAAGAACTTTCACCAAAATACAATCCAGCCGAGGTTGAGGCTGGTCGTTACCAATCTTGGATTGACCAAGATGTTTTTAAGCCGTCAGGCGACAAGAAGGCGAAACCTTATTCCATCGTGATTCCACCGCCAAACGTGACAGGTAAACTCCACCTTGGCCACGCTTGGGACACGACTTTGCAGGATATTATTATCCGTCAAAAGCGCATGCAGGGCTTTGATACGATCTGGTTGCCAGGTATGGACCACGCAGGGATTGCGACGCAGGCTAAGGTTGAGGAGCGCCTGCGTGAGCAAGGCATTACCCGTTATGACCTCGGTCGTGAAAAATTCCTAGAGAAGGTCTGGGAGTGGAAAGATGAGTATGCGACAACCATAAAAGAACAATGGGGAAAGATGGGTCTCTCTGTGGATTACTCACGTGAGCGTTTCACCCTTGATGAAGGCCTCTCAAAAGCTGTTCGCAAGGTCTTTGTTGACCTCTACAAAAAAGGCTGGATTTACCGCGGTGAGTTTATCATCAACTGGGACCCAGCAGCTCGTACTGCCCTTTCAGATATCGAAGTTATCCACAAGGACGTTGAAGGTGCCTTCTACCACATGAATTATATGTTGGAAGATGGCTCGCGCGCCCTTCAAGTAGCAACAACGCGACCAGAAACCATGTTTGGAGACGTTGCCGTTGCCGTAAATCCGGAAGATCCTCGTTACAAGGACTTGATTGGTAAAAACGTTATTCTCCCAATCGTGAATAAGTTAATCCCAATCGTTGCGGATGAGCACGCAGATCCTGAATTTGGTACAGGGGTTGTGAAAATCACACCGGCCCACGATCCAAATGACTTCCTTGTCGGTCAACGCCACAATCTGCCACAAGTCAATGTTATGAATGATGACGGCACCATGAACGAGTTGGCAGGTGAATTTGCAGGCATGGACCGCTTTGAAGCACGTAAGGCAACGGTTGCTAAGTTGCAAGAACTTGGAGCCTTAGTGGAAATCGAAAACCGTGTGCATTCTGTTGGACACTCTGAGCGTACAGGTGTGGTAGTCGAGCCACGCTTGTCAACACAATGGTTCGTCAAGATGGATCAGTTGGCTAAGAATGCTATTGCCAATCAAGATACAGAAGACAAGGTAGAATTCTACCCACCACGTTTCAATGACACCTTTCTCAAATGGATGGAAAATGTGCATGACTGGGTAATCTCTCGCCAACTTTGGTGGGGGCACCAAATCCCTGCCTGGTACAATGAAGCAGGTGACATGTACGTTGGCGAAGAAGCGCCGGCAGGTGATGGTTGGAAACAGGATGAAGATGTGCTTGACACATGGTTTAGCTCTGCCCTTTGGCCATTCTCAACCATGGGTTGGCCTGATGTCGATGCGGAAGACTTCAAACGTTACTTCCCAACTTCAACCTTGGTGACTGGTTACGACATCATTTTCTTCTGGGTGTCACGTATGATTTTCCAATCTCTTGAATTTACTGGGCGCCAGCCATTCCAAAACGTCCTTATCCACGGACTCATTCGTGATGAGGAAGGGCGCAAGATGTCTAAATCTCTTGGAAATGGTATCGACCCAATGGATGTCATCGAGAAGTACGGTGCCGACGCCCTTCGTTGGTTCTTGTCTAACGGCTCTGCCCCAGGACAGGATGTCCGTTTCTCCTACGAGAAGATGGATGCCTCATGGAACTTCATCAACAAAATCTGGAACATTTCCCGCTACATCCTCATGAACAATGAGGGGCTCAGCCTGGAGCAGGCGACTGCCAATGTGGCTTTGGTGGCCAATGGCGGAGCTGGGAACGTGACGGACCGCTGGATTCTGCACAACCTCAATGAGACCATTGCTAAGGTCACTGAAAACTTTGACAAGTTTGAGTTTGGGGTTGCTGGTCACATCCTTTACAACTTCATTTGGGAAGAATTTGCCAACTGGTATGTTGAGTTGACTAAGGAAGTTCTTTACAGCGACAACGAAGATGAGAAAGTTATCACTCGCTCCGTTCTTCTTTACACGCTTGATAAGATTCTTCGCCTCCTCCACCCAATCATGCCATTCGTTACAGAAGAAATCTTTGGACAATACGCTGAAGGCTCTATCGTAATAGCGGTCTACCCAACGGTGAATCCTGCCTTTGAAAATGAAGCTGCTCATAAAGGTGTGGAAAGTTTGAAAGACTTGATTCGTTCTGTGCGAAATAGCAGGGCAGAAGTTAATGTTGCCCCAAGCAAACCAATCACTATTCTTGTGAAGACAAGCGATAGTGATTTAGAAAACTTCTTTAATAACAACGTCAACTACATCAAACGTTTCACAAATCCAGAAATTCTGGAAATTTCATCAAGTCTTGCAACACCAGAATTGGCCATGTCAGCCGTTATCACAGGCGCAGAAATCTTCCTTCCACTAGCAGACCTCCTCAACGTGGAAGAAGAATTGGCTCGCCTTAATAAAGAACTCGCCAAATGGCAAAAAGAACTCGACATGGTCGGCAAAAAACTCAGCAACGAACGATTTGTTGCTAACGCCAAACCAGAAGTCGTCCAAAAAGAAAAAGCCAAACAAGCCGACTACCAATCCAAATACGATGCCACAGTAGGACGTATTGAAGAAATGAAAAAACTGGTTAAGTAG
- the dcm gene encoding DNA cytosine methyltransferase: protein MTNSVSSRQQGKFAIAAFFSGVGGIELGFEQTNEFRVVYANEFDKYARQTYQLNYPDTYLDGRDIHAVLPEEIPSETVDVIVGGFPCQAFSIAGYRKGFEDDRGDLFFELLRMIEAKKPKAIFVENVKNMVSHDHGNTFKVIREALTENNYFIKWKVLNGKDYGNIPQNRERIYIVGFDNKEAYDKFEFPEEIKLTTGLQDVIDFGAKPEENYYYRQGKQPFFDQLKESVTSQDTVYQWRRQYVRENKNGVVPTLTANMGTVGHNVPLILTDTGEIRKLTPKETFNVQGYPKTFKIPEGVSNGQLYKQAGNSVVVPVIKRIADKIAEALKTSSGPSQLERTGNVAIIYTKMNGQFEGQSYVKDFVATYDEAIAKLDSYNDGLGILSDEDYLRLVKKGGHLEFYSIAVTNN, encoded by the coding sequence ATGACAAATTCTGTAAGTTCACGCCAGCAGGGGAAGTTTGCTATTGCAGCATTCTTTTCTGGTGTTGGTGGAATTGAGTTGGGCTTTGAGCAGACCAACGAGTTCAGAGTGGTGTATGCTAACGAGTTTGATAAGTATGCCAGACAGACTTATCAGTTGAATTACCCAGATACTTATCTGGACGGGCGTGATATTCACGCAGTTTTGCCAGAGGAAATTCCTTCGGAAACAGTCGATGTGATTGTCGGAGGCTTTCCGTGTCAGGCCTTTAGTATCGCAGGCTACCGCAAGGGCTTTGAAGATGACCGTGGCGACCTTTTCTTTGAGTTGCTTCGGATGATAGAAGCCAAGAAACCCAAGGCGATTTTTGTCGAGAATGTGAAAAATATGGTTTCTCATGACCACGGCAATACCTTCAAGGTTATCCGTGAAGCCTTGACTGAGAACAACTACTTTATCAAGTGGAAAGTCTTGAATGGCAAGGACTACGGGAACATCCCGCAGAACCGCGAGCGGATCTATATTGTTGGCTTTGATAACAAGGAAGCCTATGACAAATTTGAGTTTCCAGAGGAAATCAAGCTGACCACTGGGCTTCAAGATGTTATTGATTTTGGGGCAAAACCAGAGGAGAATTACTATTATCGTCAAGGGAAACAACCTTTCTTTGACCAGTTGAAAGAGTCTGTTACCAGCCAGGATACGGTTTACCAGTGGCGACGCCAGTATGTAAGGGAAAATAAAAATGGTGTCGTACCAACCTTGACAGCTAACATGGGAACAGTTGGGCATAATGTTCCCCTCATCTTGACTGATACTGGAGAAATTCGTAAGCTAACACCGAAAGAAACCTTTAACGTTCAAGGTTATCCAAAGACCTTCAAAATTCCGGAAGGTGTTTCCAACGGGCAGCTCTACAAACAGGCTGGCAACAGCGTTGTTGTACCAGTTATCAAGCGGATTGCGGATAAGATTGCCGAAGCGTTGAAAACGTCCTCCGGACCGTCACAGTTGGAACGAACTGGAAATGTCGCTATCATCTATACCAAGATGAATGGTCAGTTTGAAGGGCAGTCTTATGTGAAAGACTTTGTTGCGACCTATGACGAAGCGATTGCTAAGTTAGATAGCTACAATGACGGTTTAGGAATTTTGTCAGACGAAGACTATCTACGCTTGGTCAAAAAAGGTGGTCATTTGGAATTTTATAGCATCGCTGTTACGAATAATTAA
- a CDS encoding TOTE conflict system archaeo-eukaryotic primase domain-containing protein produces the protein MSYYYEKLTGKVAKHLARFPYYATAKILNLMQFQDSNQQFLISDKHLYDYFEEQKHQLSTDEKLSILFSLFKGRVDVYAKSYIDENGKINYFPSYNYGWKKLPVEKRTCQPLTKQVLLAHLRGDISIGIFPMSLSDTCSFLAIDFDKNNWREEVSILRDTAEQHGFEGHIEISRSDNGAHLWFFFEEEIACQQARNVGKRLLELAMQESKDIRFSSFDRMFPNQDILPKGGFGNLIALPLQGEAFKKGRTVFVDKHFQPFSEQWTYLQQVQKIGQKKILDFLGQEFSDSVDDTVLDCSLSNVIRVEKRAISSKTNYLLRKLASFPNPEFYLKQATRQPTYQTPERIYLFEETSEALHLPRGILASLQEIFETVIVTDNRNILSPIQISFKGILRFEQEIALADLLASENGLLCAETGFGKTVLGASLIAQRKCRTIILVHNRQLMEQWLERLGEFLEIEEKEAVRYTPSGCVKVIGHIGQYGASKKWRSKLVDVVMIQSLFQLDAISDFLSDYDMMIVDECHHVTALQFEKVVAQFAGQYLYGLTATPERKNGHQPTVFQRIGPILHTAQSGQYDFKKRLLLRLTSFGKLDLEQSNSTNFSALNDWLAKDLHRNTLIVQDIFKLYQEKRNILVLVNRREHIELLEKLLIEKEMTNIFCLSGASKRRDTKELLKRISELDENSPFVLISTGKFIGEGFDMPKLDTLILAAPLSWKNNLIQYAGRLHRPYQGKTEVRIVDYLDIHVPYLEKMYQKRQIAYRKMAYQVGEKEQIQVLFSGRDYEEKFREDLLNTRSTVYLQLHSFTSSRIQELLGLLLGKQVVIHISKSHKLSEWLTGVNSDNVKVKLLPERIGTTTVILDSNLVWYGNLSPFTYHSDDQASLLRLESQSIATELLEKFNEE, from the coding sequence ATGTCTTATTATTATGAAAAATTAACGGGTAAGGTTGCAAAGCATCTTGCTCGTTTTCCCTATTATGCTACCGCTAAGATTCTGAATTTAATGCAATTTCAAGATAGCAATCAGCAATTTCTGATAAGTGATAAGCATTTGTATGATTACTTTGAAGAACAAAAACATCAACTAAGTACCGATGAAAAACTCTCCATTCTGTTCAGCCTATTTAAGGGACGTGTAGATGTTTATGCGAAATCTTATATTGATGAAAATGGAAAAATCAACTATTTTCCTTCTTACAACTATGGTTGGAAAAAACTTCCTGTTGAAAAGAGAACTTGTCAACCCTTGACCAAACAGGTATTATTGGCTCACCTACGTGGCGATATCAGTATTGGCATCTTTCCAATGAGTTTATCAGACACGTGTTCCTTTTTGGCGATTGATTTTGATAAAAATAATTGGAGAGAAGAGGTCTCCATTCTAAGAGATACAGCAGAACAACATGGTTTTGAGGGGCATATCGAAATCTCTCGTTCGGACAATGGTGCTCATCTCTGGTTTTTCTTCGAGGAAGAAATTGCTTGTCAGCAGGCGAGAAATGTTGGAAAAAGACTGCTGGAATTGGCTATGCAGGAGTCAAAAGATATTCGCTTTTCTTCATTTGACCGTATGTTTCCAAATCAAGATATTCTGCCAAAGGGAGGATTTGGCAATCTTATCGCACTGCCCTTACAAGGGGAAGCTTTCAAGAAGGGAAGAACCGTTTTTGTTGATAAACATTTTCAGCCCTTTTCTGAACAATGGACCTATCTTCAACAGGTTCAAAAGATTGGACAGAAGAAAATTCTAGATTTCTTAGGACAGGAGTTTTCGGATTCTGTAGATGATACAGTATTAGATTGTAGCTTATCAAACGTTATTCGAGTTGAGAAGAGGGCTATTTCTTCAAAAACAAATTATTTATTGAGAAAGCTGGCATCTTTTCCTAATCCTGAATTTTATCTAAAACAAGCGACCAGACAACCAACCTATCAGACTCCAGAACGCATCTATTTATTTGAAGAAACAAGCGAAGCATTGCATCTTCCAAGAGGAATACTTGCAAGCTTACAAGAAATATTTGAAACAGTAATTGTTACGGATAATCGCAACATTCTATCTCCGATTCAGATTTCTTTCAAAGGGATCTTACGTTTTGAGCAGGAGATTGCTTTGGCAGATTTATTAGCTAGTGAGAATGGCTTGCTATGCGCTGAAACAGGTTTCGGGAAGACAGTTTTAGGGGCATCATTGATTGCACAAAGGAAATGCCGAACGATTATCTTAGTTCATAATCGTCAACTGATGGAGCAGTGGTTGGAAAGGTTGGGTGAATTTTTAGAGATTGAAGAGAAAGAGGCGGTTCGCTATACTCCTTCAGGGTGTGTAAAAGTAATAGGGCATATTGGGCAATATGGGGCTTCTAAAAAATGGAGGAGTAAATTGGTGGATGTGGTTATGATTCAATCCCTCTTCCAATTGGACGCTATTTCCGACTTTTTGTCGGACTACGATATGATGATTGTGGATGAATGCCATCATGTGACAGCCTTGCAGTTTGAAAAAGTAGTTGCTCAATTTGCTGGTCAATATCTATATGGCCTAACAGCAACGCCAGAGCGTAAAAATGGACATCAACCGACTGTCTTTCAACGTATTGGTCCAATTTTACATACTGCTCAATCAGGTCAATACGATTTTAAAAAGAGGTTACTACTCCGTCTAACATCTTTTGGGAAATTGGACTTGGAACAGTCGAATAGTACGAACTTTTCAGCCCTTAATGATTGGCTTGCCAAAGATTTACATCGCAATACTTTGATTGTGCAAGATATTTTCAAACTATATCAAGAAAAACGAAACATACTTGTCTTAGTCAATCGACGAGAACATATAGAACTATTGGAAAAGCTACTTATTGAAAAAGAAATGACCAATATTTTTTGTCTGAGTGGAGCGAGTAAAAGAAGAGATACGAAAGAACTCCTGAAAAGAATCAGTGAGCTAGATGAGAATAGTCCATTTGTCCTCATTTCAACAGGAAAATTTATTGGAGAGGGCTTCGATATGCCAAAGTTGGATACACTAATTTTGGCAGCTCCTTTGTCTTGGAAAAATAATCTCATACAGTATGCAGGGCGACTTCACCGTCCCTATCAAGGCAAAACTGAGGTGAGAATAGTTGATTATCTAGATATACACGTTCCTTATCTTGAAAAAATGTACCAGAAACGTCAGATAGCCTATCGAAAAATGGCCTATCAGGTTGGAGAGAAAGAACAAATCCAAGTATTATTCAGTGGTAGGGACTACGAGGAGAAATTTAGAGAGGATTTGCTGAACACACGTTCAACAGTCTATTTACAATTGCATTCGTTCACTTCTAGTAGGATTCAAGAATTATTGGGACTGCTCCTAGGAAAACAAGTCGTTATTCATATTTCCAAAAGCCATAAGTTAAGCGAGTGGCTGACGGGGGTAAACAGTGACAATGTGAAGGTGAAGCTTTTACCAGAAAGGATTGGTACGACCACAGTCATCTTAGATAGTAATCTCGTTTGGTATGGCAATTTATCCCCTTTTACATATCATTCGGATGATCAAGCTAGTTTGTTGAGATTGGAAAGTCAATCGATTGCAACTGAGTTGCTTGAAAAATTTAATGAAGAATAA
- a CDS encoding DNA cytosine methyltransferase, translating into MKLRKNIKVNKQNRLTVIDFFCGAGGFSEGFRRAGYDVVMGIDSWEPAIKTHNFNHNLNDVIKSVLDFEDIKEIEKLPDTDVIIGSPPCQLFSISNRGGNAEKTEGIRLIKTFFKIIAVKKFKKNSILKAWLMENVPNSQNFIEESYTFSDLDLDEWAKSQGINPRKVAIRAKNNGGVLHSDDYGSPQVRKRFVCGEYIPNGEFPYPDITNFNNKVTLNRIFKNFPKPLSKIANKRIQDPNYPSEMIDSKELRDHFYDSGIYQVQWQKARDAKQNHPYMGKMSFPENMEKPSRTIMATMSASTREAIIYKSELNRKGDGEYRTPTIREAAIIMGFPINYQFYGNESTKWRLVGNAVCVQLSYALALKILEYLGVDILPPKIINKDLQQFSYLDTSDLKKFDNPPVRNDKALFRQFPIKSGNMTVDLTNKVNGEIGKWGVIAHSGSGSGFKNIVVTRSIQLAAKKIIE; encoded by the coding sequence ATGAAACTTAGAAAGAATATTAAAGTGAATAAGCAAAATAGATTAACAGTAATAGATTTTTTTTGTGGGGCTGGGGGCTTTTCAGAAGGATTTCGGAGAGCAGGTTATGATGTTGTTATGGGGATTGACAGTTGGGAGCCGGCTATAAAAACACATAATTTCAACCACAATTTAAATGATGTTATTAAAAGTGTTCTTGATTTTGAAGATATAAAGGAAATTGAGAAGCTACCAGATACAGATGTTATTATTGGTAGTCCTCCTTGCCAATTATTTTCAATTTCAAATCGTGGTGGAAATGCTGAAAAGACAGAGGGTATTCGTCTAATTAAGACCTTTTTTAAGATAATCGCGGTTAAAAAATTTAAAAAAAATTCAATTTTAAAAGCATGGTTAATGGAAAACGTTCCTAACTCCCAAAACTTTATTGAGGAAAGTTACACTTTTTCAGATTTAGACTTGGATGAATGGGCAAAATCACAGGGAATTAATCCTCGAAAAGTAGCAATCAGAGCAAAAAACAATGGTGGGGTATTACATTCTGATGATTACGGTTCTCCTCAAGTTAGAAAGAGATTTGTATGTGGTGAATATATACCAAATGGGGAGTTTCCGTACCCGGATATAACTAATTTTAACAATAAGGTAACACTAAATAGAATATTTAAGAATTTTCCAAAGCCTCTAAGTAAAATTGCTAATAAGCGAATACAGGATCCAAACTATCCAAGTGAAATGATTGATAGTAAAGAACTTCGGGATCATTTTTATGACTCTGGTATTTATCAAGTACAATGGCAAAAGGCGCGTGATGCTAAGCAAAACCACCCTTATATGGGAAAGATGTCATTTCCAGAGAATATGGAGAAACCCAGCAGGACTATAATGGCTACAATGTCAGCAAGTACCAGAGAGGCGATAATCTATAAATCAGAGTTAAATCGAAAGGGTGATGGTGAATACCGTACACCAACTATCAGAGAGGCTGCAATTATCATGGGTTTTCCTATAAATTATCAGTTTTATGGTAATGAAAGTACGAAATGGAGACTAGTAGGAAATGCAGTTTGTGTTCAACTGTCCTATGCCTTGGCATTAAAGATTTTAGAATATCTAGGTGTAGATATTCTTCCTCCTAAGATAATAAATAAGGACTTACAACAATTTTCATATTTAGATACATCTGACTTGAAAAAATTCGATAATCCACCAGTAAGAAATGACAAAGCCTTATTTAGACAATTTCCAATAAAATCTGGAAATATGACAGTTGATTTAACAAATAAAGTTAATGGCGAAATTGGAAAGTGGGGGGTTATTGCTCATTCAGGTTCAGGAAGTGGATTTAAAAATATAGTCGTTACTCGGTCTATTCAATTAGCTGCTAAAAAAATTATTGAATAG